A single Micromonospora sp. CCTCC AA 2012012 DNA region contains:
- a CDS encoding G5 domain-containing protein: MTNSPPPYPGQPHPYGPVPPPKPPGWFRRLSPGGRTGVILGGVLSVFLLCCSGLAVVGSFGDAPQQQSGRRAVADENVPTAAAPIVVPSTPAETTPAPPAPTTASPTPSPTPVVTTRTETSTQKIGYAERTVKDSSLAEGKRVVRTRGVAGVRTLTYEVTLTDGVPTGRRLVKSVVTRQPVTQVVAVGTRRPSSSGSSGCDPNYSPCVPIASDVDCAGGSGNGPAYVSGPVRVIGRDIYDLDRDGDGIACD, from the coding sequence GTGACGAATTCACCGCCTCCGTACCCTGGCCAGCCCCACCCGTACGGGCCCGTCCCGCCGCCGAAGCCGCCGGGCTGGTTCCGCCGGCTGAGCCCGGGTGGGCGGACCGGGGTGATCCTCGGCGGCGTGCTCTCCGTCTTCCTCCTCTGCTGCTCGGGCCTGGCCGTGGTCGGCTCGTTCGGCGACGCCCCGCAGCAGCAGTCGGGCCGCCGGGCGGTCGCCGACGAGAACGTGCCGACCGCCGCCGCGCCCATCGTCGTCCCCAGCACCCCGGCGGAGACCACGCCGGCCCCGCCCGCACCCACCACCGCGTCGCCGACGCCGTCGCCGACGCCCGTGGTGACGACCCGCACCGAGACCAGCACCCAGAAGATCGGGTACGCCGAGCGCACCGTGAAGGACTCCTCCCTGGCCGAGGGGAAGCGGGTCGTCCGGACCCGGGGCGTCGCCGGGGTGCGGACGCTGACCTACGAGGTCACCCTCACCGACGGGGTGCCGACCGGCCGCCGGCTGGTGAAGTCGGTGGTGACGAGGCAGCCGGTCACCCAGGTCGTCGCCGTGGGCACCAGACGGCCGTCCTCCTCCGGGTCCTCCGGGTGCGACCCGAACTACAGCCCCTGCGTACCGATCGCCAGTGACGTCGACTGCGCGGGCGGCAGCGGCAACGGCCCGGCGTACGTGAGCGGCCCGGTGCGGGTCATCGGCCGCGACATCTACGACCTGGACCGGGACGGCGACGGCATCGCCTGCGACTGA
- the speB gene encoding agmatinase: MTRYGPMFGPDITFLGVPPCTIEEPVTYADADVVIVGAPFDGGTSHRPGTRFGPSAIRQACYLPHDGSRPSLAFRVDALRDLCVYDAGDVEMFSGDIERSLASLETAVHAVAAAGAIPIVLGGDHSIALPDATGVARHHGLGRVSLVHFDAHADTGDIEFGSLHGHGQPMRRLIESGAVRGDRFLQIGLRGYWPGPETLSWMAAQRMRSYEMTEVVARGLDECLSEAVGIATDECEGVFLSVDVDVVDPGMAPGTGTPEPGGFTSRQLLDAVRRVCYELPVVGVDVVEVAPPYDHADITAYLGNRVVLEALSAIARRRRDAAGGPPWDPRQPLLDAR, encoded by the coding sequence GTGACCCGCTACGGCCCGATGTTCGGCCCCGACATCACCTTCCTCGGGGTGCCACCGTGCACCATCGAGGAGCCCGTCACCTACGCGGACGCCGACGTGGTGATCGTCGGCGCGCCCTTCGACGGCGGCACCTCGCACCGGCCGGGCACCCGGTTCGGCCCGTCCGCCATCCGGCAGGCCTGCTATCTGCCGCACGACGGCTCCCGCCCGTCGCTGGCGTTCCGGGTCGACGCGCTGCGCGACCTCTGCGTCTATGACGCGGGCGACGTGGAGATGTTCTCCGGGGACATCGAACGCTCCCTGGCGTCCCTGGAGACGGCGGTGCACGCCGTCGCGGCGGCCGGCGCGATCCCGATCGTGCTCGGCGGCGACCACTCCATCGCCCTGCCCGACGCCACCGGGGTAGCCCGCCACCACGGCCTCGGCCGGGTCTCCCTGGTCCACTTCGACGCGCACGCCGACACCGGGGACATCGAGTTCGGCTCGCTGCACGGGCACGGCCAGCCGATGCGCCGGCTCATCGAGTCCGGCGCGGTACGCGGCGACCGCTTCCTCCAGATCGGCCTGCGCGGCTACTGGCCGGGCCCGGAGACGCTGTCCTGGATGGCCGCGCAGCGGATGCGGTCGTACGAGATGACCGAGGTGGTGGCCCGGGGCCTCGACGAGTGCCTGTCGGAGGCCGTCGGAATCGCCACCGACGAGTGCGAGGGCGTCTTCCTCTCCGTCGACGTGGACGTCGTGGACCCCGGCATGGCCCCCGGTACCGGCACCCCGGAGCCGGGCGGTTTCACCTCCCGGCAGCTCCTCGACGCGGTCCGCCGGGTCTGCTACGAGCTGCCCGTGGTCGGTGTCGACGTCGTCGAGGTGGCCCCGCCGTACGACCACGCCGACATCACCGCGTACCTCGGCAACCGGGTGGTGCTGGAGGCGTTGTCGGCCATCGCCCGACGTCGCCGGGACGCGGCCGGCGGTCCGCCCTGGGACCCGCGCCAACCTCTGCTCGACGCCCGCTGA